The following are from one region of the Rhizobacter sp. AJA081-3 genome:
- the asd gene encoding archaetidylserine decarboxylase (Phosphatidylserine decarboxylase is synthesized as a single chain precursor. Generation of the pyruvoyl active site from a Ser is coupled to cleavage of a Gly-Ser bond between the larger (beta) and smaller (alpha chains). It is an integral membrane protein.) produces MKLTALRRFFQQEDLNFLLTNRVPRILLTRLTGRFSRIENRWLARVSIAVWRLFTDLDLSEAKQQRFDSLHDCFTRELVEGARPITTDPDVLISPCDAIVGACGEVAGTRVFQAKGFPYEIGELFGPTQDATPFHDGVYVTLRLTSAMYHRFHAPHDGRIEHVTYLSGDTWNVNPIALARVERLFCRNERAVLRLRLARGGHQLAIVPVAAILVASLRLHFLDVLLHLRYRGPNEMPCDTAVAKGKELGWFEHGSTIIVFAPRGFLLAEGIGSGTHIRMGQPLMRMPAVR; encoded by the coding sequence ATGAAACTGACTGCCTTGCGCCGATTCTTTCAACAGGAGGATCTCAACTTCCTGCTCACCAACCGCGTACCGCGCATCCTGCTGACTCGCCTGACGGGCCGCTTCAGCCGCATCGAGAACCGATGGCTGGCGCGCGTGTCGATCGCGGTGTGGCGCCTGTTCACTGACCTCGACCTGAGCGAGGCGAAGCAGCAGCGCTTCGACAGCCTGCACGACTGCTTCACCCGCGAACTGGTCGAGGGCGCGCGGCCGATCACCACGGACCCGGACGTGCTGATCAGTCCCTGCGACGCCATCGTCGGCGCCTGCGGCGAGGTGGCCGGCACGCGTGTGTTCCAGGCCAAGGGCTTCCCGTACGAGATCGGCGAGCTGTTCGGACCGACCCAGGACGCGACGCCGTTTCACGACGGCGTCTACGTCACGCTGCGCCTGACTTCGGCGATGTACCACCGCTTCCATGCGCCGCACGACGGCCGCATCGAGCATGTCACCTACCTCAGCGGCGACACCTGGAACGTCAATCCCATCGCACTGGCGCGGGTGGAACGGCTGTTCTGCCGCAACGAGCGCGCCGTGCTGCGACTGCGGCTCGCCCGCGGCGGGCATCAACTCGCCATCGTGCCGGTGGCCGCCATCCTGGTGGCGAGCCTGCGCCTGCACTTTCTCGACGTGCTGCTGCACCTGCGCTACCGCGGGCCCAACGAGATGCCCTGCGACACCGCCGTCGCCAAGGGCAAGGAGCTGGGCTGGTTCGAACACGGCTCGACGATCATCGTGTTCGCCCCGCGGGGCTTCTTGCTGGCCGAAGGCATCGGCAGCGGCACGCACATCCGCATGGGTCAGCCTCTGATGCGCATGCCGGCGGTCCGCTGA
- a CDS encoding DUF6803 family protein, with protein MNMTHYMQLLADNQPWNLLLFMAIPVVLAETVAVCELFILLRRPSGGMLRAVSRVAGILVGAYFLGVFVYLMSSAVVPLTTSGQWRGPADVIAVGFYLAGVLPLGAIALIDLRWVGAAWSDDTRLTWHAMAVAGFLVVAHVAMIFGMLDPAVMGFGGMPHAAH; from the coding sequence ATGAACATGACCCACTACATGCAACTGCTGGCCGACAACCAGCCGTGGAACCTGCTGCTCTTCATGGCCATCCCCGTGGTGCTGGCCGAGACCGTCGCCGTCTGCGAACTCTTCATCCTGCTGCGCCGCCCGAGCGGCGGCATGCTGCGCGCGGTCAGCCGCGTGGCCGGCATTCTGGTCGGGGCCTACTTCCTCGGCGTCTTCGTCTACCTGATGTCCAGCGCCGTCGTGCCGCTGACCACCTCGGGCCAGTGGCGCGGGCCGGCCGACGTGATCGCAGTCGGCTTCTACCTGGCCGGGGTGCTGCCGCTCGGTGCCATCGCGCTGATCGATCTTCGCTGGGTGGGCGCCGCGTGGTCCGACGACACCCGGCTGACCTGGCACGCAATGGCGGTCGCCGGCTTCCTGGTCGTCGCGCACGTGGCGATGATCTTCGGCATGCTCGACCCCGCCGTGATGGGCTTCGGCGGCATGCCGCACGCCGCGCACTGA
- a CDS encoding alkaline phosphatase codes for MSRPIVPSRRDFIRFGTAALGGTTLPHWAVAQSAPGLIASDATRPAAMQGLQFGDPSQGATLVWSRADRPSRMVVEWSLDRQFQQATRLLGPDALEVTDFTARQDITGLPENREVFVRVSFQSLANSRALSEPVVGRFVTPPFGREGDEGWHRGHRHATDLRFVWGGDTAGQGWGINPAFGGMKIYEAMRRRQPRFFIHSGDTIYADGPIRESVVAENGQPWQNIVTPEVAKVAETLDEFRGRYRYNLIDDNVRRFNAEVPQIWQWDDHEIVNNWSGSKDLSADTRYTEKNVPLLVARGTRAFLDYAPMRPFDAREAQRVYRRFSHGPLLDVFVVDMRSYRGPNTDNLQPVPGADTAFLGREQLDWLKRGLDGSRAVWKVIAADMPIGLNIGDGNTLSGLPRWEAIANGNASGPLGRELEIAELLRFIRHQRVRNTVWLTADVHYCAAHYYDPQRAAFNDFEGFWEFVSGPLNAGSFGPNTLDGTFGPQVVFSKAPPAGQVNLSPLAGLQFFGEVNIDARSAALTVDLRDLGGASVFSKTLAPRFG; via the coding sequence ATGTCACGACCCATCGTCCCATCCCGCCGCGACTTCATCCGCTTCGGTACCGCCGCACTCGGCGGCACCACCTTGCCGCATTGGGCCGTGGCCCAGTCGGCACCGGGCCTCATCGCATCGGACGCCACGCGCCCCGCCGCCATGCAGGGCCTGCAGTTCGGCGACCCCTCGCAGGGCGCGACCCTGGTGTGGAGCCGCGCCGACCGGCCCTCGCGCATGGTCGTCGAGTGGAGCCTGGACCGGCAGTTCCAGCAGGCCACGCGGCTGCTCGGCCCCGATGCGCTGGAGGTCACCGATTTCACCGCGCGGCAGGACATCACCGGCTTGCCCGAGAACCGCGAGGTCTTCGTTCGCGTCAGCTTCCAGTCGCTGGCCAACTCGCGCGCCCTGTCCGAGCCGGTCGTCGGCCGCTTCGTCACGCCGCCCTTCGGGCGCGAGGGCGACGAGGGCTGGCACCGCGGCCATCGCCACGCGACCGACCTGCGCTTCGTCTGGGGCGGTGATACCGCCGGGCAGGGCTGGGGCATCAACCCGGCTTTCGGTGGCATGAAGATCTACGAGGCGATGCGCCGCCGGCAGCCGCGCTTCTTCATCCACAGCGGCGACACCATCTACGCCGACGGCCCGATCCGCGAGTCGGTCGTGGCCGAGAACGGGCAGCCCTGGCAGAACATCGTCACGCCCGAGGTCGCCAAGGTGGCCGAGACGCTGGACGAGTTCCGCGGCCGCTACCGCTACAACCTGATCGACGACAACGTGCGCCGCTTCAACGCCGAGGTGCCGCAGATCTGGCAATGGGACGACCACGAGATCGTCAACAACTGGTCGGGCTCGAAGGACCTGTCGGCCGACACGCGCTACACCGAGAAGAACGTTCCGCTGCTGGTGGCGCGCGGCACGCGCGCCTTCCTCGACTACGCGCCGATGCGGCCCTTCGATGCGCGCGAGGCGCAGCGTGTCTACCGCCGCTTCTCCCACGGCCCGCTGCTCGACGTGTTCGTGGTCGACATGCGCTCCTACCGCGGCCCGAACACCGACAACCTGCAGCCGGTGCCGGGCGCCGACACCGCCTTCCTGGGCCGCGAGCAACTCGACTGGCTCAAGCGCGGGCTGGACGGTTCGCGCGCCGTGTGGAAGGTGATCGCTGCCGACATGCCGATCGGCCTGAACATCGGCGACGGCAACACCCTCTCTGGCCTGCCGCGCTGGGAGGCCATCGCCAACGGCAACGCCAGCGGGCCGCTGGGCCGCGAGCTCGAGATCGCCGAGCTGCTGCGATTCATACGCCACCAGCGCGTGCGCAACACCGTGTGGCTGACCGCCGACGTGCACTACTGCGCCGCCCACTACTACGACCCGCAGCGGGCCGCCTTCAACGACTTCGAGGGTTTCTGGGAGTTCGTGTCCGGCCCCTTGAATGCCGGCAGCTTCGGGCCCAATACGCTGGACGGCACCTTCGGGCCGCAGGTGGTGTTCTCGAAGGCGCCGCCGGCCGGGCAGGTGAACCTGTCGCCGCTGGCCGGGCTGCAGTTCTTCGGCGAGGTCAACATCGACGCCCGCAGCGCCGCGCTCACCGTCGACCTGCGCGACTTGGGCGGGGCGTCGGTGTTCAGCAAGACGCTGGCGCCGCGATTCGGCTGA
- a CDS encoding nitroreductase produces the protein MAFDPSLSPALQGLLSRHSVGLRWMAEPGPSAQQLRLALQAALRAPDHRRLLPWRAVLIDAHQRDALADRFEAFARAVGKPDEEVAAERERAYNGPVLVAWIVRLTDEAPEVPRHEQWMSAGGALTNFLTALHLMGFGAKTLAGRKCTHPSVREAFCEEGEQLAAFICIGTPTRAPQPRDVDDPDAALSRWNAP, from the coding sequence ATGGCTTTCGATCCGTCCCTGTCGCCCGCCCTGCAGGGCCTGCTGTCACGCCACTCCGTCGGGCTGCGCTGGATGGCCGAGCCCGGCCCGTCTGCACAGCAGCTGCGCCTGGCCCTCCAGGCCGCGCTGCGCGCACCCGATCACCGCCGGCTCCTGCCCTGGCGCGCAGTGCTGATCGACGCGCATCAGCGCGACGCGCTGGCCGATCGTTTCGAGGCCTTCGCGCGTGCGGTCGGCAAGCCGGACGAGGAGGTGGCTGCCGAGCGCGAGCGTGCCTACAACGGGCCGGTGCTGGTGGCCTGGATCGTTCGCCTGACCGACGAGGCGCCCGAGGTGCCGCGGCACGAGCAGTGGATGAGCGCGGGCGGCGCCTTGACGAACTTCCTGACTGCGCTGCACCTGATGGGCTTCGGCGCCAAGACCCTGGCCGGGCGCAAGTGCACGCACCCGAGCGTGCGCGAAGCCTTCTGCGAAGAGGGTGAGCAGCTCGCCGCCTTCATCTGCATCGGCACGCCCACGCGGGCACCTCAGCCGCGCGACGTCGACGACCCGGACGCCGCGCTGTCGCGCTGGAACGCGCCCTGA
- a CDS encoding aminotransferase class III-fold pyridoxal phosphate-dependent enzyme, with amino-acid sequence MDETFALSALALGALAWTLPRAKRRLELSRAKHRSLAGHSRMAKRIAGLIPGYAYDEERFFGSDDAPLEVQASRRAAFRRLCEDFAQRFERSAAMTAQAREGLSDLQFTGSYRVPFQYSPYLREHLKIGGFLQSSSGVTVQDLDGNVFHDLTGSYGVNVLGYDAYKECIARGVAAAQALGPVLGAYHPAVLDNVQRLREISGLDEVSFHMSGTEAVMQAVRLARYHTKRTHLVRFTGSYHGWWEDVQPGPGNPLPPRETYTLKDMDERSLHVLRTRRDIACVLVNPLQALHPNASAPGDSSLVDSTRRAGFERARYTEWLKQLRAVCSERGIVLIFDEVFVGFRLAMGGAQEYFGVRADMVTYGKTLGGGLPVGVVCGKRDLMKRFREERPVDICFARGTFNAHPYVMTTMRAFLERLQRPEVQSLYDGLDERWNAHAEGFNLALAEAGVPVRVANLSSIWTVLYTKPSRYNWMLQFYLRAHGLALSWVGTGRLIFSLNFSDDDMRNVRQRFVDAALDMQADGWWWDDPAQSDRGIRRGILREMLRQRF; translated from the coding sequence ATGGACGAAACATTCGCTCTCTCCGCCCTCGCGCTCGGCGCGCTTGCCTGGACGCTGCCGCGCGCCAAACGCCGGCTCGAACTCTCGCGTGCCAAGCACCGCTCGCTGGCCGGGCACTCGCGCATGGCCAAGCGCATTGCCGGGCTGATCCCCGGCTACGCCTACGACGAGGAGCGCTTCTTCGGCTCCGACGACGCGCCGCTGGAGGTGCAGGCCAGCCGCCGCGCCGCCTTCCGCCGCCTCTGCGAGGACTTCGCGCAGCGTTTCGAACGCAGTGCGGCGATGACGGCGCAGGCGCGCGAGGGCCTGTCGGACCTGCAGTTCACCGGCAGCTACCGTGTGCCCTTTCAGTACAGCCCCTACCTGCGCGAGCACCTGAAGATCGGCGGCTTCCTGCAGTCCTCGTCGGGCGTGACGGTGCAGGACCTGGACGGCAACGTCTTCCACGACCTCACCGGCTCCTACGGCGTCAACGTGCTCGGCTACGACGCGTACAAGGAGTGCATCGCCCGCGGCGTGGCGGCTGCGCAGGCCCTCGGGCCGGTGCTCGGCGCCTACCACCCGGCGGTGCTCGACAACGTGCAGCGCCTGCGTGAGATCTCCGGGCTCGACGAGGTCTCGTTCCACATGTCGGGTACCGAAGCGGTGATGCAGGCGGTGCGGCTGGCGCGCTACCACACGAAGCGCACGCACCTCGTGCGCTTCACGGGCTCGTACCACGGCTGGTGGGAGGACGTGCAGCCCGGCCCGGGCAACCCGCTGCCGCCGCGCGAGACCTACACGCTCAAGGACATGGACGAGCGCAGCCTGCATGTGCTGCGCACCCGGCGCGACATCGCCTGCGTGCTGGTCAATCCGCTGCAGGCGCTGCACCCGAACGCCTCGGCCCCGGGGGACTCTTCGCTGGTGGACAGCACGCGCCGCGCCGGCTTCGAGCGCGCGCGCTACACCGAGTGGCTGAAGCAGTTGCGCGCGGTGTGCAGCGAACGCGGCATCGTGCTGATCTTCGACGAGGTCTTCGTCGGCTTCCGCCTGGCGATGGGTGGCGCGCAGGAGTACTTCGGTGTGCGCGCCGACATGGTCACCTACGGCAAGACGCTGGGTGGCGGCCTGCCGGTGGGCGTGGTGTGCGGCAAGCGCGACCTGATGAAGCGATTCCGCGAAGAGCGCCCGGTCGACATCTGTTTCGCGCGCGGCACCTTCAATGCGCACCCCTACGTGATGACGACGATGCGCGCCTTCCTCGAGCGCCTGCAGCGCCCCGAGGTGCAATCGCTCTACGACGGGCTGGACGAGCGCTGGAACGCGCACGCCGAAGGATTCAACCTTGCCCTCGCCGAAGCCGGCGTGCCGGTGCGCGTGGCCAACCTGTCGTCGATCTGGACGGTGCTGTATACCAAGCCGTCGCGCTACAACTGGATGCTGCAGTTCTACCTGCGTGCGCACGGGCTGGCCCTGAGCTGGGTCGGGACGGGGCGGTTGATCTTCAGCCTGAACTTCAGCGACGACGACATGCGCAACGTGCGCCAGCGATTCGTCGACGCTGCGCTGGACATGCAGGCCGACGGCTGGTGGTGGGACGACCCCGCGCAGTCCGACCGCGGCATCCGGCGCGGCATCCTGCGCGAGATGCTGCGCCAGCGCTTCTGA
- a CDS encoding glycosyltransferase has translation MTTIDLVYFNAGGGHRAAALALQEVIREQRRPWTVRLVNLTEVIDPAGRFRRVTGMDPEDLYNKRLARGWTLGLAQELKLLQGMIRLAHASLMRTLQQHWLCSEPDLVVSLIPNFNRALYESLASTLPGVPFVTVLTDMADHPPHFWIEPGQQQHLVCGSERALQQAREAGFGDTQLSLTSGMILRPAFYRGAPVDREAGLGALGLDPSRPTGLVLFGGQGSMQILKIARLLGEQQLILMCGHNEVLAQRLRKLRRGAPHAVVGFTPEVGRHMALANYFIGKPGPGSLSEAVHMGLPVITFSNAWTMPQERFNTRWVVDQGVGRVVRSVAALPAAVDAVLAELPELRRRVRAIDNRAVFEVPEILSSLLVHAAVPQRLPSLPQPSGALS, from the coding sequence ATGACGACGATCGATCTCGTGTACTTCAACGCCGGCGGCGGCCACCGCGCTGCGGCGCTGGCGCTGCAGGAGGTCATCCGTGAACAGCGCAGACCCTGGACCGTGCGCCTGGTCAATCTGACCGAGGTGATCGATCCGGCCGGCCGCTTTCGCCGCGTCACCGGCATGGACCCGGAAGACCTCTACAACAAGCGGCTCGCGCGCGGCTGGACGCTCGGCCTCGCGCAGGAGCTCAAGCTGCTGCAGGGCATGATCCGGCTGGCACATGCCTCGCTGATGCGCACGCTGCAGCAGCACTGGCTGTGCAGCGAGCCCGACCTGGTGGTCTCGCTGATCCCGAACTTCAACCGCGCGCTGTACGAGTCGCTGGCGTCAACCTTGCCCGGGGTGCCTTTCGTCACGGTGCTGACCGACATGGCGGACCACCCGCCGCATTTCTGGATCGAACCCGGCCAGCAGCAGCACCTGGTGTGCGGCAGCGAGCGCGCGCTGCAGCAGGCCCGCGAGGCCGGATTCGGCGACACGCAGCTTTCGCTGACCAGCGGCATGATCCTGCGCCCCGCCTTCTACCGCGGCGCGCCGGTCGATCGCGAGGCCGGACTCGGCGCGCTCGGCCTGGACCCGTCGCGGCCCACGGGCCTGGTGCTGTTCGGCGGTCAGGGATCGATGCAGATCCTCAAGATCGCCCGGCTGCTCGGCGAGCAGCAGCTGATCCTGATGTGCGGCCACAACGAGGTGCTGGCGCAGCGCCTGCGCAAGCTGCGCCGCGGCGCCCCGCACGCCGTTGTCGGCTTCACGCCCGAGGTGGGCCGCCACATGGCGCTGGCGAACTACTTCATCGGCAAGCCCGGCCCGGGCAGCCTGAGCGAGGCGGTGCACATGGGCCTGCCGGTCATCACGTTCTCGAATGCCTGGACGATGCCGCAGGAGCGCTTCAACACACGCTGGGTCGTCGACCAGGGTGTGGGCCGCGTCGTGCGCTCGGTGGCGGCCCTGCCGGCGGCGGTGGATGCCGTGCTCGCCGAGCTGCCTGAACTGCGCCGGCGTGTGCGGGCGATCGACAACCGCGCGGTGTTCGAAGTCCCCGAGATCCTGTCGTCTCTGCTGGTGCACGCTGCCGTGCCGCAGCGTCTGCCCAGCCTCCCCCAACCCTCTGGAGCGCTCTCATGA
- a CDS encoding UDP-2,3-diacylglucosamine diphosphatase encodes MPTANARMDPDDPPGHLNVRTVWISDLHLGTTGCQARALMDFLRDVDCETLYLVGDIIDGWQLRRSWYWPQAHNDVVQKILRKARKGTRVIFVPGNHDEFARRYVTHSFGGVEVAEECIHVTADGRRLWVTHGDLFDGVIQCAKWLAYTGDVAYEFTLKLNRWFNRARAHLGLPYWSLSRYLKLKVKRAVSYVGDFEMAVAREARKRGVHGVVCGHIHHAEIREIDGILYCNDGDWVESLTALVEHADGRLEIIDRGDTVWRPASSAAVEPARRPEPVELPEPAVVRSALP; translated from the coding sequence ATGCCGACCGCGAATGCCCGCATGGACCCCGACGACCCGCCCGGCCACCTGAACGTGCGCACGGTGTGGATCTCCGATCTGCACCTGGGCACGACCGGTTGCCAGGCGCGTGCGCTGATGGACTTCCTGCGCGATGTCGACTGCGAGACGCTGTACCTCGTGGGCGACATCATCGACGGCTGGCAGCTGCGCCGCTCCTGGTACTGGCCGCAGGCGCACAACGACGTGGTGCAGAAGATCCTGCGCAAGGCCCGCAAGGGCACGCGCGTGATCTTCGTGCCCGGCAACCACGACGAGTTCGCGCGGCGCTACGTGACGCACAGCTTCGGCGGCGTCGAGGTGGCCGAGGAGTGCATCCACGTCACCGCCGACGGCCGCAGGCTCTGGGTCACCCACGGCGACCTGTTCGACGGCGTGATCCAGTGCGCCAAGTGGCTGGCCTACACCGGCGACGTGGCCTACGAGTTCACGCTCAAGCTCAATCGCTGGTTCAACCGCGCGCGGGCGCACCTGGGCCTGCCGTACTGGAGCCTGTCGCGCTACCTCAAGCTCAAGGTCAAGCGCGCGGTCAGCTACGTCGGCGACTTCGAGATGGCCGTGGCCCGCGAGGCGCGCAAGCGCGGCGTGCACGGCGTGGTCTGCGGCCACATCCACCATGCGGAGATCCGCGAGATCGACGGCATCCTCTACTGCAACGACGGCGACTGGGTGGAGAGCCTGACGGCGCTGGTCGAGCACGCCGACGGGCGGCTGGAGATCATCGATCGCGGCGACACGGTGTGGCGGCCGGCCTCGTCGGCGGCCGTGGAGCCGGCGCGTCGCCCTGAGCCGGTCGAGCTGCCCGAACCGGCCGTCGTCCGAAGCGCGCTCCCCTGA
- a CDS encoding UDP-glucose/GDP-mannose dehydrogenase family protein, which produces MKVSVFGAGYVGLVTAACLAEMGNSVACLDIDAERVAGLQRGEMPIHEPGLAELVQRNAASGRLQFTTDAAMAVEHGTIVFIAVGTPAAEDGSADLEHVLAAAATIGQHMHDYKVVVDKSTVPVGTAERVRTAIETELRRRAAVLPFAVVSNPEFLKEGAAIEDFMRPDRIVVGADDEQATLLMRALYAPFQRNHERLFLMDVRSAELTKYVANAMLATRISFMNEMAALAERLGADIELVRQGIGSDPRIGTHFLYAGCGWGGSCLPKDVKALQRMGLEAGLDMSLLGAVKSVNDGQRRLLSERVVARFGADLRGRAFGLWGLAFKPGTDDLREAPSLVLIDELLARGAVVRAFDPVAMPAYAARHGVPERLQLVDSPYAAADGADALLVVTEWREFRSPDFERLRHAMQTPIVFDGRNLFEPELMARHGFEYLGIGRGENRLAARIEPRDEPLAA; this is translated from the coding sequence ATGAAGGTCTCGGTCTTCGGTGCCGGCTACGTCGGTCTGGTCACGGCCGCCTGCCTGGCGGAGATGGGCAACAGCGTCGCCTGCCTCGACATCGACGCAGAACGTGTCGCCGGCCTGCAGCGCGGCGAGATGCCCATCCATGAGCCCGGCTTGGCCGAACTGGTGCAGCGCAACGCGGCCAGCGGCCGCTTGCAGTTCACCACCGACGCAGCGATGGCGGTCGAACACGGCACGATCGTGTTCATCGCCGTCGGCACGCCGGCGGCCGAAGATGGCTCGGCCGACCTGGAACATGTCCTGGCGGCTGCCGCGACGATCGGGCAGCACATGCACGACTACAAGGTGGTCGTCGACAAGAGCACGGTGCCGGTGGGCACGGCCGAGCGCGTACGCACTGCGATCGAAACGGAACTGCGCCGGCGCGCGGCCGTGCTGCCCTTCGCCGTGGTGTCGAACCCGGAGTTCCTGAAGGAAGGCGCGGCCATCGAAGACTTCATGCGCCCCGACCGGATCGTGGTCGGCGCGGACGACGAGCAGGCGACCCTGCTGATGCGTGCGCTCTATGCGCCCTTCCAGCGCAACCACGAGCGCCTGTTCCTGATGGACGTACGCAGCGCAGAGCTCACGAAGTACGTTGCCAATGCGATGCTGGCCACCCGCATCAGCTTCATGAACGAGATGGCTGCGCTGGCCGAGCGACTGGGCGCCGACATCGAGCTGGTCCGCCAGGGCATCGGCAGCGATCCGCGCATCGGCACGCACTTCCTGTATGCCGGCTGCGGCTGGGGCGGCTCCTGCCTGCCCAAGGACGTGAAGGCCTTGCAGCGCATGGGACTGGAAGCCGGCTTGGACATGTCTCTGCTCGGCGCGGTGAAGTCGGTCAACGACGGCCAGCGCCGGTTGCTGTCGGAACGCGTCGTCGCACGCTTCGGCGCCGACTTGCGCGGCCGCGCCTTCGGGTTGTGGGGTCTGGCATTCAAGCCCGGCACCGACGACCTGCGCGAGGCGCCGAGCCTGGTGCTGATCGATGAGCTGCTGGCACGCGGCGCCGTGGTCAGGGCCTTCGATCCCGTGGCCATGCCGGCCTACGCGGCTCGCCACGGCGTGCCGGAAAGGCTCCAACTGGTCGACTCGCCTTACGCCGCAGCCGACGGTGCCGACGCGCTGCTGGTGGTGACCGAGTGGCGCGAGTTCCGCAGCCCGGATTTCGAACGGCTCCGTCACGCCATGCAGACACCTATAGTCTTCGACGGACGCAATCTTTTCGAGCCGGAGCTGATGGCACGCCACGGCTTCGAGTACCTCGGTATCGGCCGGGGCGAGAACCGTCTGGCGGCACGTATCGAACCCCGCGACGAGCCGCTCGCCGCCTGA
- a CDS encoding glycosyltransferase family 1 protein, translated as MDATTDSDLIVDHFPAAWRSMRIACVTETYPPEVNGVSLTVARMVEGLHRRNHDVQLVRPRQAAEADPDSAGRFQEVLLKGLPIPRYPSLRMGVPSKRTLIQLWTHHRPDVVHIATEGPLGWSALQAALQLKLPVCSDFRTNFHTYSQHYGVGWLYKPIMAYLRKFHNRTLCTMVPTEALRRELARAGFHNLAVVTRGVDTVQFDPARRSETLRSAWGVDRDTLVVSCVGRLAREKNLDVLLAAFEAIVRERPQARLLVVGTGPLRAELEARCPEAIFAGQRTGDDLAAHYASSDLFLFPSLSETFGNVTTEALASGLPIVAFDYAAAAQVIAAEEQGVRVPFGDSEAFVRAAVALALDGPRRHRLGQAARERAKELDWESIVQRFEGVLAGAIRQGAVPSGVPLTSGLRRAA; from the coding sequence ATGGATGCGACCACCGACAGCGATCTGATCGTCGACCACTTCCCGGCGGCGTGGCGCTCGATGCGCATCGCCTGCGTGACGGAGACCTATCCGCCCGAGGTCAACGGCGTGTCGCTCACCGTGGCGCGCATGGTCGAAGGCCTGCACCGGCGCAACCACGACGTGCAGCTGGTGCGGCCGCGCCAGGCGGCCGAGGCGGACCCGGACAGCGCGGGCCGCTTCCAGGAGGTGCTGCTCAAGGGGCTGCCGATCCCTCGCTATCCCAGCCTGCGCATGGGCGTGCCATCCAAGCGAACCTTGATCCAGCTGTGGACGCACCACCGGCCCGACGTCGTGCACATCGCCACCGAGGGTCCGCTGGGCTGGTCGGCGCTGCAAGCCGCGCTGCAGCTCAAGCTGCCGGTGTGCTCGGACTTCCGCACCAACTTCCACACTTACAGCCAGCACTACGGCGTGGGCTGGCTGTACAAGCCGATCATGGCCTACCTTCGCAAGTTCCATAACCGCACGCTGTGCACCATGGTGCCCACCGAGGCACTGCGGCGCGAACTCGCGCGAGCGGGCTTTCACAATCTGGCGGTGGTGACCCGCGGGGTGGATACCGTGCAGTTCGACCCGGCCCGCCGCAGCGAAACGCTGCGCAGCGCGTGGGGTGTCGACAGAGATACGCTCGTCGTCAGCTGCGTAGGCCGGCTCGCCCGCGAGAAGAACCTCGACGTGCTGCTCGCGGCCTTCGAGGCCATCGTGCGCGAACGGCCGCAGGCCCGCCTGCTTGTCGTCGGCACAGGGCCGCTGCGTGCCGAGCTCGAAGCCCGCTGCCCTGAGGCCATCTTTGCGGGGCAACGCACCGGCGACGATCTCGCCGCGCACTACGCCTCGTCGGACTTGTTCCTCTTCCCCAGCCTGTCCGAGACCTTCGGCAACGTTACGACCGAGGCATTGGCCAGCGGCCTGCCGATCGTGGCCTTCGACTATGCCGCTGCCGCGCAGGTGATCGCGGCCGAAGAGCAGGGCGTGCGCGTGCCGTTCGGCGACAGTGAGGCTTTCGTGCGAGCCGCCGTCGCCCTGGCGCTCGACGGGCCCCGCCGTCACAGACTCGGCCAGGCCGCCCGTGAGCGTGCCAAGGAGCTCGACTGGGAGTCGATCGTGCAGCGCTTCGAGGGCGTGCTTGCCGGTGCCATCCGCCAGGGTGCGGTGCCGAGCGGAGTGCCGCTCACCTCCGGACTGCGCCGCGCGGCCTGA